GTTATTCGAGCCCAACTGGGCTGCAAACACCCATTGGTATAAATatgcttgatgagctcgtGGTCCCTAAGTCTGGCAGTTGCATGTTCAATCTGTACCTATCTGGGTACGTACCGTCAAGTTACATAAGCCAAGATGTACCGGTTCAGATAAAGTCGAGCTCTCAAGTGTATATTAAGAGGTTACTATTACTTGATGGATGCAACCTGTGTCGACATTGGAAAGGGAAGGCGTGGAATATACTGTACATAAAGCAAAGCTATTggagatattataaaataccTTCGGTCTAAAGATACGGTAAAAATAGCATTTTATTGTAAAAAATGGCTAGCTAAACTTCAGCCATTTGTCCTTACAAGTACAGTTCTCCGTATCCATCTCCCTCGCCCCTCTCAGTATCTGCCGTCTGCGCCGACGCGTAGAAGTAACCACCGTTGTTGAACTCGCCTTCAAGAACTGGATACTCAAACTTCCGGTATGcgtccttgatcttcttggcgcTGCGTAGAAACTCCTTTTTGGTTTCTTTGTAGTTGCTCGCCGTCAGTTTACCGTCCCGCTTGACAAAATCTCCATTTACAGTGACATGCAGAATATCCCCAACGCTGGCGTGCAGCATCACGGCTGCCACCGGGTCAGTCCATCCCAGGAGAGCCGGAGACTCAGCCGCGTTCCACACGATCAGATCCGCCTTTgcgcccttcttgatgacgCCAAGATCCGCTCGCCGAAGTGCGAGCCCACCAGCACGTGTCGCAAGAGAAAAGGCTTGGACAACACTCATGGGATTGTTCCTGGGAACTTCCAAGTTGTTGAGAACCTTGTCGAAGAAATAATAACGAGCACTCTGTAGCCAGATCCTCGCTTGTGTCAAGATATCCGTCGAGAAGGTGAAGTGAGtgtcaacaccaagggcAGCTTGATCCTGGATGAAGTAGGACCAGGGATGCGTGTGACCATAGTGCATCTCAGATTCGGGCGTGATTGACAGGTACTGGTTCGTCTTTCGAAGGAGATTTGCACCACCTGCTGTTATGAAGCTACCATGAGAGAAGACAACCGGGACGGAAGTATTGAGAATGCCCAAGGCGTGGACATCCTCCGGCATATTGGTGATGCCGAAAGGACCCGATAGGGCATGAGTTGTCAGTACCGAGACATTGTACTCTTGAGTGAGACGTgcaatctccttggcgatAGGAGGGTTTGAGCCAAAGACATCATAGGCAATTCCCAGCTCGACGTTGGTGTCTTTGAGAAGGTCTCCATTTGCGATCTCCACAAAGTTGGGGATTTGGTCTTCCACGGTATAGTTCAGGGGTGTAATGTCATGGAATGCATACGCCCAAAACACACGGGCACCGCTCTCAATCG
This window of the Fusarium keratoplasticum isolate Fu6.1 chromosome 3, whole genome shotgun sequence genome carries:
- a CDS encoding Amidohydro-rel domain-containing protein is translated as MRQTSVLSAFAAVLTGAVAKSTSKLFSGATIIGWDDSTNLPRITRDGYLLVNGDRIASITESKPSSLPDDTEIIDVTGQIISPGFIDTHRHGWQTAFKTLGSNTSLAQYFGRYGEYAASTHFTADDVYWGQLSGLLEALNAGVTTSLDHAHHTWSNATAYAGVNASIESGARVFWAYAFHDITPLNYTVEDQIPNFVEIANGDLLKDTNVELGIAYDVFGSNPPIAKEIARLTQEYNVSVLTTHALSGPFGITNMPEDVHALGILNTSVPVVFSHGSFITAGGANLLRKTNQYLSITPESEMHYGHTHPWSYFIQDQAALGVDTHFTFSTDILTQARIWLQSARYYFFDKVLNNLEVPRNNPMSVVQAFSLATRAGGLALRRADLGVIKKGAKADLIVWNAAESPALLGWTDPVAAVMLHASVGDILHVTVNGDFVKRDGKLTASNYKETKKEFLRSAKKIKDAYRKFEYPVLEGEFNNGGYFYASAQTADTERGEGDGYGELYL